Within Candidatus Binatia bacterium, the genomic segment CTGCTACGCGGGATTGGCCCAGGCCGCCGAGGATGGCCACCCGATCCGCGAGCGCGTCGAGCACTTCCTTGACGGGCCGATGGTGTTGGCACCAAAAATCGACGGCGCAGTGTTGTTGTCTCACCGCGGCGGCGACTTTCAGCTCAGCGTCGGGCAGGATCTGTCCGTCGGATACGCGGGTCACGACAAGGACAAGGTCCACCTCTACCTGACCGAGTCGTTCGCCTTCCGCGTGCTGGAGCGCGCCGCGGCCGTGTACCTCAAGCCGAAGCGCGGCAAGAAGTGAGGGTCGTCAACTGTACGCGTTTGACCCCGTTGCTCGTCTGAATGCCACCTTCGGGTTGCTGAGGGATACGTGCCGCGAATGGTGGGCAGACAACGCGCTACGCCTGGGTGCGGCGCTTGCGTATTACGCGGCGTTCTCGCTGGCACCGCTGGTCATCGTGGCCATCGCGATCGCCGCCTTGGTGTTCGAGCAGCAGCAAGCCCATATGCAGATCGTCGCGGAGATCAGCAGGTTGATCGGCCGGGACGGCGCCGAGGCGATCTCCGGGATGATTCAGCGTGCGACCGCCCCGGCCACCGGCATGGCGGCGGCCGGTCTGAGCGTCGGCGTGATTCTCCTTGGGGCATCCGGCGCCTTCGTTGAGCTGCAGCAGGGGCTCAATGACATATGGAAGGTGCCACCCAGGCCTGACCACGGCGTGCTCGGGGTCATTCAAGAACGCGCTGCCTCTTTCTTCATGGTGCTGGTTATCGGCTGCCTGTTTCTGCTCTCCCTCATGTTGAACGCCGCGGTCGCAGCGCTCGACCGGTGGTTCGCCGACCATGTCACTTTCAACGACCTGCTGAAACCGATGCATTTTTTCATCTCGTCCGGCATGGGCACGCTGTTGTTTGCGATGATCTTCAAGTACGTGCCCGACGTGCGGATCGCATGGCGTGACGTCTGGATCAGCGCCGCCGTAACCTCATTGCTGTTCTTGGTCGGGCAATGGGTGATCGCACTCTATCTGGCCCACAGTGCGGTCGCCTCCGCCTTCGGGGCCGCGGGATCACTCGTGATCATTCTGATCTGGGTCTATTACTCGTCACAGATTCTCTTCTTCGGAGCCGAGCTCACCAAGGTATATGCGAGAACATACGGTTCGCTTGCACCGTCTCCGGGGGTCCCTTCGGGGACGACCGCCGTTCCTCTCCCGGAGCCCGCCGGCGCGGTGAGGGCACACGCGACATACGTAGAACCACGCGCG encodes:
- a CDS encoding YihY/virulence factor BrkB family protein produces the protein MLRDTCREWWADNALRLGAALAYYAAFSLAPLVIVAIAIAALVFEQQQAHMQIVAEISRLIGRDGAEAISGMIQRATAPATGMAAAGLSVGVILLGASGAFVELQQGLNDIWKVPPRPDHGVLGVIQERAASFFMVLVIGCLFLLSLMLNAAVAALDRWFADHVTFNDLLKPMHFFISSGMGTLLFAMIFKYVPDVRIAWRDVWISAAVTSLLFLVGQWVIALYLAHSAVASAFGAAGSLVIILIWVYYSSQILFFGAELTKVYARTYGSLAPSPGVPSGTTAVPLPEPAGAVRAHATYVEPRA